In a genomic window of Theropithecus gelada isolate Dixy chromosome 15, Tgel_1.0, whole genome shotgun sequence:
- the LOC112608392 gene encoding dnaJ homolog subfamily C member 25, whose protein sequence is MGAPLLSPGWAAGAAGRRSYVLLAPFLLTLLLVRPSGALVEGLYCGTRDCYEVLGVSRSAGKAEIARAYRQLARRYHPDRYRPEPGDEGPGRTPQSAEEAFLLVATAYETLKDEETRKDYDYMLDHPEEYYSHYYHYYSRRLAPKVDVRVVILVSVCAISVFQFFSWWNSYNKAISYLATVPKYRIQATEIAKQQGLLKKAKEKGKNKKSKEEIRDEEENIIKNIIKSKIDIKGGYQKPQICDLLLFQIILAPFHLCSYIVWYCRWIYNFNIKGKEYGEEERLYIIRKSMKMSKSQFDSLEDHQKETFLKRELWIKENYEVYKQEQEEELKKKLANDPRWKRYRRWMKNEGPGRLTFVDD, encoded by the exons ATGGGGGCGCCGCTGCTCTCTCCCGGTTGGGCAGCTGGGGCTGCTGGTCGGCGCTCGTATGTGCTGCTGGCGCCCTTCCTGCTGACGCTGCTGCTAGTGCGGCCCTCGGGGGCCCTGGTGGAGGGGCTCTACTGCGGCACGCGGGACTGCTACGAGGTGCTGGGCGTGAGCCGCTCGGCGGGCAAAGCGGAGATCGCGCGGGCCTACCGCCAGCTGGCCCGGCGCTACCACCCCGACCGCTACCGGCCGGAGCCCGGCGACGAGGGCCCCGGGCGGACGCCGCAGAGCGCCGAGGAGGCTTTCCTGCTGGTGGCAACCGCCTATGAGACGCTCAAG GATGAGGAAACACGAAAAGATTATGATTACATGCTGGATCATCCAGAAGAGTACTACAGCCATTACTACCACTACTATAGCAGGCGCTTGGCCCCTAAGGTGGATGTTAGAGTCGTGATTTTGGTCAGTGTGTGTGCTATTTCAGTGTTTCAG TTTTTCAGCTGGTGGAATAGCTACAATAAGGCAATCAGCTACCTAGCCACAGTGCCCAAGTACCGTATCCAGGCTACAGAGATTGCCAAGCAGCAGGGACTGCtcaaaaaagccaaagaaaaaggcaaaaacaaaaagtccaaAGAGGAAATTCGTGACGAGGAGGAGAACATCATAAAGaacattataaaaagtaaaatagatatAAAGGGGGGCTATCAGAAACCCCAAATCTGTGATCTTCTCCTGTTTCAAATTATCTTAGCTCCTTTTCACCTATGCTCATACATAGTTTGGTATTGCCGGTGGATCTATAATTTTAACATCAAAGGCAAAGAAtatggagaggaagagagattgTACATTATACGTAAATCTATGAAGATGTCAAAGTCTCAATTTGATAGTCTAGAAGATCATCAGAAAGAAACTTTTCTTAAACGAGAGCTCTGGATCAAGGAGAATTATGAG GTCTACAAGCAAGAACAAGAGGaggaattaaagaaaaagttgGCAAATGACCCCAGATGGAAGAGATACAGGAGATGGATGAAGAATGAAGGGCCTGGGCGGTTAACATTTGTGGATGACTGA